A segment of the Panacibacter ginsenosidivorans genome:
AAACCGATTACAATTTTCCTGTTCAAAAGAAAATTGAAAACGGTATTATTGAAGGGAACTACAATACCAAAGAAGGATTACAATTATTCTTTGGTATCCCATTCGCCAAGCCACCTGTGGGAAACCTTAGATGGAAAGCACCACAGCCTGTTGACAACTGGAAAGGCGTTTTACAGACAAAAAAATTTGGGCCAAGGCCAATTCAGGGAATTGTATTTGGAGATATGAGCTCTAGATCTGCAGGCCTGAGTGAAGACTGTCTTTACCTCAATGTGTGGACGTCTGCAAAGCATGACACCAAAGGGCTCCCGGTACTGGTATATTTTTATGGAGGTGGCTTTGTAGCAGGCGATGGCTCTGAGCCAAGATATGATGGTGCAAGCATGGCAAAGAAAGGGATCGTTGCAGTAACGGTAAATTATCGGTTAAATATTTTCGGTTTCTTTTCACATCCTGAATTAAGTGCAGAAGCATCTTATAAAGGTTCCGGCAATTATGGTTTGCTTGATCAGAATGCTGCGTTAAAATGGGTGCAAAAAAATATTGCAGCTTTTGGTGGTGATCCTTCAAAAGTTACTATTGCGGGTGAATCTGCAGGTTCTATTTCTGTAACTGCACAAATGGCCTCGCCATTATCAAAAGGATTGTTTGCAGGCGCTATTGGTGAAAGTGGTGCATCGATTAATCCAACCTTATCTCCGGTACCACTTAAAGACGCAGAAAAAACAGGACTTGATTTTGCGAAAAGCATTAATGCGCCAACACTTGCACAGCTTAGAGCTATGAGTACACAGGAATTATATGAATATTATATTGCTTCAAAAAGATTTGGATTCCCTACAGTTATAGATGGTTATTTCTACACCAAAACAGTTCCTGAAACTTTTAAAGCCGGTGAACAATCTAAAGTTCCTTTGCTTGTGGGCTGGAATTCTGCTGAAATTCCCGGCATGGCTTTTACACAGGGGCCTTACACGGATGAGAATTATGTAAAAAAAGTAAAGGAAGCCTACCCTAAAGATTATGAAGAAGTATTGAAATTATACCCGCATGGTTCTGAAAAAGAAATTGAATTATCTGCTACTGCATTGGCTTCTGACAGGTTTATTGCTTACAGCACATGGAAATGGTTTGATCTGCAGAGAAAGTACAGCAACCAGCCTGTGTACAGGTATATGTTCTCACGCATAAGACCACCATTGGCTGATAATTCTCTTACACCGGGCCTCGCAGGCGGCACAGTAAAAAGAGATGCAAACGCATCTAAAATGCCCGCTCCTGTTGGTGCTGCACATGCTTCCGAGATCGAATATTGCATGGGCAATGTATACCTTGTAAAAGATTACGCATGGACGGATGATGATTATAAAGTATCAGCAACAATGGAAGAATATTTTGCAAACTTTATCAAAACAGGAAACCCTAACGGCAAAGACCTGCCTAACTGGCCTGCTGCATTAAAAGATGCACCTGACCCTGATATAATGATCATTAATGTAGAATCAAAAGCAGTGAAGGCAACAGATGATGCACGTTATCTTTTCTTAGATAAAGCGTATGGGAATAATTAGAAACAATTTTGTGTACCCAACAGCAGTTCATCGATTGAGCTGCTGTTGCGTCGCACTCTTGTACTGCAATAAAAAAGGCATCAAGTAAAAATAAGATCATTTTATTTTAAGCATTCCTTCTATAAAATGAAGGAATGTTTTTTTATGCTTATGATAATGATCATTGCACAGTAAAGAAGAAGAACCTGAAGTGTGCGACGCAACAGGTGATGACGGTAGTAATATAGTTGACTACATAAAAATTACTCTTCATATTCTTCTTTTCTCAATTACTATTTATAGTAGATTTATGGTTATAAATTTTTAGTATGTCAAAAGTAGATTGGCCGGAAGCTGTAAAACCTTTACTCAAAAAATACAAAGACACAAAACATCCACTTGATTATGGCAACACCTATCAATTATTGGTAATGGTGGTTTTATCAGCACAGGACTCTGACAAACACATCAACCAGATTGCACCACAATTCTTTGCAGCATTTCCAAATATGGAAGCACTTTCACAAGCAACGACTGATGCAATTGCAGAACTCATCAGTGATGTGAGAAATTTTGGCAATAAATCAAAATGGTTAAGTGAGCTTTCAAAGAAAATAAAGAAGGATAAAAATATTCCGCTAACCCTTGATGAATTGACTGAGCTGCCTGGCATCGGCCGCAAATCTGCTAATGTTATCAAACGTGAATCTGGTGCGGAAGCAGAAGGAATTATTGTTGACCTGCATGTGGTACGTGTAGCACCAAGGCTTGGTATTGCAACGGGTACTGATCCCAAGAAAATTGAAAAACAAATGATGGATGTATTGCCGCAAAAGCAATGGGATGCAGGCATGGCCATGTCTTTTCTTGGCAGAGAAATTTGCAGGCCTACCAACCCCAAATGCGAAGTGTGTGTTATGAATACAGTGTGTGCTTATTACCTCGGCAGTAAGTAAATACTCAAAACTCGTTCTGCAAAGAATCAAATACTAATCAATCTTCGCACTGTTGATTAAATAATTAATTGCTGAAGTCACAGTAGCATTACAGCTTAATCATGGCGAAAGAAAGAAACGGGCAGTATATCTTTTCTTTCTTGACTTTTTTTGTGTCAATACAAAAAAGTAAATCATATTTTCCAATCACCCCGCATCGGTTGATCTATATAGCTGTTTGCTTCAGCATCATCAATAAATAATTGCTTAACAGGATCAAACTTTAATGAACGATTCAGTTCCCACGCAATCTTTCCCATGTTTACAATAGTGCAGGAGCGGAAACCATTCATTTCATTCAATGCAAATTTTTTACGTTGTTTTACTGCTTCTACAAAATCAGTTACCTGTGGTGCAGGGTCCGGAAATGCCGCAAGCTTCGTTTGCAGGTCCGGAATATCAGACCTGAATTCAGGATATAATTTCCCTTTTGGTCCTTCTATGTAAGCAGCGTTTACATCTTTATTCTCACCATCTAAAATTATTTTGCAGCCATCTGCATACGTGTATTCAATACGGTTGAAAATACCCACTGCATCTTTATCTTGCACAGGCGCATCGATCTCAACAGAGATAGGACTGGTATCATCTTTACCCAAAAAATACTGAATAGGGTCAATGTAATGCTGGCCCATATCACCCAATCCTCCACCATCATAATCCCAGTAACCACGGAATGTCTGGTGCACACGATGCGGGTTGTAAGGCTTTAGTGGTGCAGGTCCCAGCCAGCGGTCATAATCCAATTCTGGTGGAACAGGCAATGTTTCAAGATTTGTTTTACCCACCCAATAAAATTTCCAGTCGAACCCGGTGGCTTTATTCACGGTAACTTTTAATGGCCAGCCAAGCAAACCACTTTGCACTAATTTTTTTATTGGTGCAACGGTTGTTTTCATTCCATAGAATTCGTCGGTAAAACGAAACCATGTATTTAAACGAAAGATGCGTTGATGTTGTTGAACCACTTCTATCAACCGTTTACCTTCTCCAATTGTTCTTGTCATTGGCTTTTCGCACCAGATATCTTTACCTGCACGTGCTGCATCGGCTGCAATAATACCGTGCCAGTGTGGTGGTGTAGCAATATGTACAATGTCCACTTCAGGTAAGGCAAGTACTTCGCGGTGATCAGCAAATGTTTTTACATCTTTATCCAGCATCGCAGCCGCTTCTTTCAAATGATTGCTGTCCACATCACAAATTGCCACCACACGGGTGCCCGCATAAGCAAAATGGTTGCGGCCCATAGAACCTACGCCAATCACAGCTTTCGTAAGCTGATCACTAGGTGGAATAAATCCACGGCCCAATACATGTCTTGGAACTATTGTAAATGCTGCAACAGTGCCTGCTGCGTTCCTGAGAAATGATCTTCTTGATCTGGAATAGTTGCCTGCCATAAATTTTAATTGAAGTGCTTATTGGAAGACTTGTAAAATAAACATTTTTTAAAAGCAATGTGGAAGAAGTATAAAACAAACCAATAAATGGTAAAATACTTTGAGCCCGGCTAATGAACAAGCATTAAACTATCGTTGCGTCGCACACTTCTGCATTCATCTCATTTTTGATCATATAATTCGTTTTACTGCAGAGCTGAGAGTAATATGTTGATTATATAATTCATCAATCAGTACCACTCCGGGTTGTTTCCCCTTTTCAAAACTACCTAATACATCATCCATCTGCAAAGCTTTTGCACCATTGATCGTTGACCATTGCAATAATGTTTGTAACGCTATGTGTGGAAAATGTTGTGTTATGCTTTTCATTTCATCCAGCAAATTAAGGCTGTGATTACTGGCAAGGCTGTCTGTGCCTAAAACCATTTTACAATTATTTTTCATCAGCATGTCTATTGCAGGTACAGAATTCTCAATATATAAATTCGCATTGATGCATATACAAAAAAAAGTTTGCTGATTGCCGATTGCCGATTCACCATTAATAAAGGCCACATCTTCCTGCTTTGTAAATGTATTGTGTACCAGTATTACATTCTTTGCTGCAGCCAATTTATCAAAGTAAGATTGAAGGCTACTTTTTCCACTTAATACAAAATGGCTATGATCGATCTTCATCATTTCATACATACGCACAAAATCTCCTGCATTGCTCAGGAACAATTCATCTTCAAAAGCAGTTTCCTGGTTGTGAATGCTGATTGTTTTCCCGTCAAAATAAGGTTGTATGTATTTCCATAATTCGTTGGAAACAGAATATGGGGCATGGGGAACTAGAGAAGTTTTGGGTTGCGAATTGTGAGTTGTGAATTGTGAATGAGTAAACTCATCATAAAAACTTTTGCTTCTTTCAAAACGTGTTCCTGCGATTTGCGGCAGCCAGCCACTTACTTCTATAAAATTATAATACGCTAATCTTTGTTTTAATTTCTGGTGCAGGGTTAATGCATTATTACAGATGTCACCAACAGCCGTAATTCCATTAATCAGCATTTCATCTTCAGCTTTTGCAATAGCATCTAAAATTTCTTCTTCGCTAAAATGTCTTTCAGTTATTACTTTAAAAACAAAATCAACCAATCCTGTTTTTTCCGGAATTAATCCTTTCATATGGCTTAATTCCAGGTGACAATGGCAATTGATAAGGCCGGGTGATAATACCCCGCTGAATTTTTGAATGTCATCACCGGCATCCTGTGTTGAAACAATATCTTCTATTATACCTTTTTGGTCCGTGATCAATACATTATTACCGTCAAGCAGCTGTGTACCTGTAAAAATCTGGTCTGCCTGGAATTTCCTGTAACTCATGCTGTAAAGATAACAGATGTATAAAGTGCCAAAAACGCTTAATTTTGCTGCCCTTAATCGCCGATTAGCGATAAAGGCGTACAAGAGTGCGACGCAACGAAGCTTAATCAGAGCTTTGCTGTACGGCTCATAAAAATTCTCAAAAAAATGTTAGACCAGTTAGATGCTATAAAAGCCAGGTTTGAGCAGGTGGGCGTTGCTTTAACGAATCCTGAAATTATTAATAACCAGACGGAGTTTCAGCAATACAGCAAGGAATACCGGCAGTTAGAAAAAATTGTGAAGCCTTACGAGGAATATCAGAAGGTATCTGCTGACTACACTTTTGCCAAAGAAAGTTTGAATGGCAGCGATGAAGAATTGCGTGAACTGGCAAAAATGGAATTGCCCGAACTGGAAGATAAAAAAGAGGCACTCGAAAAAGAGCTAACTAAATTATTGATTCCAAAAGATCCGCAGGACGATAAGAATGCAGTGCTTGAAATTCGTGCAGGAACCGGTGGAGATGAAGCATCTTTATTTGCCGGTGATCTGCTGGGCATGTATTTAAGATATTGTGCAAAGAAGGGCTGGAAGACAGCTATTGTGAGTGAAAGTGAGGGAACAGTTGGTGGTTATAAAGAAGTAGTGGTTGAAGTGCAGGGCGAGGATGTGTATGGTAC
Coding sequences within it:
- a CDS encoding carboxylesterase/lipase family protein, whose protein sequence is MKKITLLFAAVWGCFVAVAQTDYNFPVQKKIENGIIEGNYNTKEGLQLFFGIPFAKPPVGNLRWKAPQPVDNWKGVLQTKKFGPRPIQGIVFGDMSSRSAGLSEDCLYLNVWTSAKHDTKGLPVLVYFYGGGFVAGDGSEPRYDGASMAKKGIVAVTVNYRLNIFGFFSHPELSAEASYKGSGNYGLLDQNAALKWVQKNIAAFGGDPSKVTIAGESAGSISVTAQMASPLSKGLFAGAIGESGASINPTLSPVPLKDAEKTGLDFAKSINAPTLAQLRAMSTQELYEYYIASKRFGFPTVIDGYFYTKTVPETFKAGEQSKVPLLVGWNSAEIPGMAFTQGPYTDENYVKKVKEAYPKDYEEVLKLYPHGSEKEIELSATALASDRFIAYSTWKWFDLQRKYSNQPVYRYMFSRIRPPLADNSLTPGLAGGTVKRDANASKMPAPVGAAHASEIEYCMGNVYLVKDYAWTDDDYKVSATMEEYFANFIKTGNPNGKDLPNWPAALKDAPDPDIMIINVESKAVKATDDARYLFLDKAYGNN
- a CDS encoding endonuclease III domain-containing protein, whose protein sequence is MSKVDWPEAVKPLLKKYKDTKHPLDYGNTYQLLVMVVLSAQDSDKHINQIAPQFFAAFPNMEALSQATTDAIAELISDVRNFGNKSKWLSELSKKIKKDKNIPLTLDELTELPGIGRKSANVIKRESGAEAEGIIVDLHVVRVAPRLGIATGTDPKKIEKQMMDVLPQKQWDAGMAMSFLGREICRPTNPKCEVCVMNTVCAYYLGSK
- a CDS encoding Gfo/Idh/MocA family oxidoreductase, whose product is MAGNYSRSRRSFLRNAAGTVAAFTIVPRHVLGRGFIPPSDQLTKAVIGVGSMGRNHFAYAGTRVVAICDVDSNHLKEAAAMLDKDVKTFADHREVLALPEVDIVHIATPPHWHGIIAADAARAGKDIWCEKPMTRTIGEGKRLIEVVQQHQRIFRLNTWFRFTDEFYGMKTTVAPIKKLVQSGLLGWPLKVTVNKATGFDWKFYWVGKTNLETLPVPPELDYDRWLGPAPLKPYNPHRVHQTFRGYWDYDGGGLGDMGQHYIDPIQYFLGKDDTSPISVEIDAPVQDKDAVGIFNRIEYTYADGCKIILDGENKDVNAAYIEGPKGKLYPEFRSDIPDLQTKLAAFPDPAPQVTDFVEAVKQRKKFALNEMNGFRSCTIVNMGKIAWELNRSLKFDPVKQLFIDDAEANSYIDQPMRGDWKI
- a CDS encoding amidohydrolase family protein translates to MSYRKFQADQIFTGTQLLDGNNVLITDQKGIIEDIVSTQDAGDDIQKFSGVLSPGLINCHCHLELSHMKGLIPEKTGLVDFVFKVITERHFSEEEILDAIAKAEDEMLINGITAVGDICNNALTLHQKLKQRLAYYNFIEVSGWLPQIAGTRFERSKSFYDEFTHSQFTTHNSQPKTSLVPHAPYSVSNELWKYIQPYFDGKTISIHNQETAFEDELFLSNAGDFVRMYEMMKIDHSHFVLSGKSSLQSYFDKLAAAKNVILVHNTFTKQEDVAFINGESAIGNQQTFFCICINANLYIENSVPAIDMLMKNNCKMVLGTDSLASNHSLNLLDEMKSITQHFPHIALQTLLQWSTINGAKALQMDDVLGSFEKGKQPGVVLIDELYNQHITLSSAVKRII